One genomic segment of Tursiops truncatus isolate mTurTru1 chromosome 11, mTurTru1.mat.Y, whole genome shotgun sequence includes these proteins:
- the RASSF9 gene encoding ras association domain-containing protein 9 isoform X2, which translates to MAPFGRNLLKTRHKNRSPTKDMDSEEKEIVVWVCQEEKIVCGLTKRTTSADIIQALLEEHETTFGDKRFLLGKPSDYCIIEKWRGSERVLPPLTRILKLWKAWGDEQPNMQFVLVKADAFLPVPLWRTAEAKLMQNTEKLWELSPANYMKTLPPDKQKRIVRKTFRKLAKIKQDTVSQERDSMETLVHLIISQDHTIHQQVKRMKELDLEIEKCEAKFHLNRVENDGENYVQDAYLMPSFGEVEQKLGLEYDENQILEDLRESDGIVQLEERLTYYRKLIDKLSAEIEQEVKSICTEINEDAEGAAASELEGSNLESVKCDLEKSMKAGLKIHSYLSGIQKDIKYSDSLLQMKAKEYELLAKELNSLHISNKDECQLQENRGKESEVPTSSGEVPPFTQRVFNMYSNDTDSDTGISSNHSQDSETTISPILGKIFRTFLIFHFWRTSNVIIFHAKILLKASFEVGWRNSFIWTESWRVRAGPEIAY; encoded by the exons atcTCCAACTAAAGACATGgattcagaagagaaagaaattgtgGTTTGGGTTTGCCAAGAAGAGAAGATTGTCTGTGGGCTAACCAAACGCACCACCTCTGCTGACATCATCCAGGCTTTGCTTGAGGAACACGAGACTACGTTTGGAGACAAACGATTTCTTCTGGGGAAGCCCAGTGATTACTGCATCATAGAAAAGTGGAGAGGCTCTGAACGGGTTCTTCCCCCACTAACAAGAATCCTGAAGCTTTGGAAAGCATGGGGAGATGAGCAGCCTAATATGCAGTTTGTTTTGGTTAAAGCAGATGCTTTTCTTCCAGTTCCCTTGTGGCGGACAGCTGAAGCCAAATTAAtgcaaaacacagaaaaactgtGGGAGCTCAGCCCAGCAAATTACATGAAGACGTTACCACCAGATAAGCAAAAGAGAATAGTCAGAAAAACTTTCCGGAAACTGGCTAAAATTAAGCAGGACACAGTTTCCCAAGAGCGAGATAGTATGGAGACATTAGTTCATCTGATTATTTCCCAGGATCATACTATTCATCAACAAGTCAAGAGAATGAAAGAGCTGGATCTGGAAATTGAAAAGTGTGAAGCTAAATTCCACCTCAACCGGGTagaaaatgatggagaaaattaTGTCCAGGATGCATATTTGATGCCCAGTTTCGGTGAAGTTGAGCAAAAACTAGGCTTGGAGTATGATGAAAACCAGATTCTGGAGGACCTGAGAGAAAGTGATGGAATTGTACAGCTGGAGGAACGACTAACATATTATAGAAAGCTCATTGATAAGCTCTCTGCCGAAATAGAACAAGAGGTAAAAAGTATTTGCACAGAGATAAATGAAGATGCGGAAGGGGCAGCTGCAAGTGAACTTGAAGGCTCTAATTTAGAAAGTGTTAAGTGTGATTTGGAGAAAAGCATGAAAGCTGGTTTGAAAATCCACTCTTACTTGAGTGGCATCCAGAAAGACATTAAATACAGTGACTCGTTGCTTCAGATGAAAGCTAAAGAATATGAGCTCCTGGCCAAGGAGTTGAATTCCCTTCATATTAGCAACAAAGATGAATGCCAGCTacaggaaaacagaggaaaggaATCTGAGGTCCCTACCAGCAGTGGGGAGGTTCCTCCTTTTACTCAAAGAGTATTTAACATGTATTCAAATGACACAGACTCGGACACTGGTATCAGCTCTAACCACAGTCAGGACTCAGAAACAACG ATTTCACCTATTTTGGGGAAGATATTTAGAACTTTCTTAATATTTCACTTTTGGAGAACAtctaatgttattatttttcatgcCAAGATATTGCTGAAGGCCTCATTTGAAGTTGGATG
- the RASSF9 gene encoding ras association domain-containing protein 9 isoform X3 gives MAPFGRNLLKTRHKNRSPTKDMDSEEKEIVVWVCQEEKIVCGLTKRTTSADIIQALLEEHETTFGDKRFLLGKPSDYCIIEKWRGSERVLPPLTRILKLWKAWGDEQPNMQFVLVKADAFLPVPLWRTAEAKLMQNTEKLWELSPANYMKTLPPDKQKRIVRKTFRKLAKIKQDTVSQERDSMETLVHLIISQDHTIHQQVKRMKELDLEIEKCEAKFHLNRVENDGENYVQDAYLMPSFGEVEQKLGLEYDENQILEDLRESDGIVQLEERLTYYRKLIDKLSAEIEQEVKSICTEINEDAEGAAASELEGSNLESVKCDLEKSMKAGLKIHSYLSGIQKDIKYSDSLLQMKAKEYELLAKELNSLHISNKDECQLQENRGKESEVPTSSGEVPPFTQRVFNMYSNDTDSDTGISSNHSQDSETTISPILGKIFRTFLIFHFWRTSNVIIFHAKILLKASFEVGWTYVL, from the exons atcTCCAACTAAAGACATGgattcagaagagaaagaaattgtgGTTTGGGTTTGCCAAGAAGAGAAGATTGTCTGTGGGCTAACCAAACGCACCACCTCTGCTGACATCATCCAGGCTTTGCTTGAGGAACACGAGACTACGTTTGGAGACAAACGATTTCTTCTGGGGAAGCCCAGTGATTACTGCATCATAGAAAAGTGGAGAGGCTCTGAACGGGTTCTTCCCCCACTAACAAGAATCCTGAAGCTTTGGAAAGCATGGGGAGATGAGCAGCCTAATATGCAGTTTGTTTTGGTTAAAGCAGATGCTTTTCTTCCAGTTCCCTTGTGGCGGACAGCTGAAGCCAAATTAAtgcaaaacacagaaaaactgtGGGAGCTCAGCCCAGCAAATTACATGAAGACGTTACCACCAGATAAGCAAAAGAGAATAGTCAGAAAAACTTTCCGGAAACTGGCTAAAATTAAGCAGGACACAGTTTCCCAAGAGCGAGATAGTATGGAGACATTAGTTCATCTGATTATTTCCCAGGATCATACTATTCATCAACAAGTCAAGAGAATGAAAGAGCTGGATCTGGAAATTGAAAAGTGTGAAGCTAAATTCCACCTCAACCGGGTagaaaatgatggagaaaattaTGTCCAGGATGCATATTTGATGCCCAGTTTCGGTGAAGTTGAGCAAAAACTAGGCTTGGAGTATGATGAAAACCAGATTCTGGAGGACCTGAGAGAAAGTGATGGAATTGTACAGCTGGAGGAACGACTAACATATTATAGAAAGCTCATTGATAAGCTCTCTGCCGAAATAGAACAAGAGGTAAAAAGTATTTGCACAGAGATAAATGAAGATGCGGAAGGGGCAGCTGCAAGTGAACTTGAAGGCTCTAATTTAGAAAGTGTTAAGTGTGATTTGGAGAAAAGCATGAAAGCTGGTTTGAAAATCCACTCTTACTTGAGTGGCATCCAGAAAGACATTAAATACAGTGACTCGTTGCTTCAGATGAAAGCTAAAGAATATGAGCTCCTGGCCAAGGAGTTGAATTCCCTTCATATTAGCAACAAAGATGAATGCCAGCTacaggaaaacagaggaaaggaATCTGAGGTCCCTACCAGCAGTGGGGAGGTTCCTCCTTTTACTCAAAGAGTATTTAACATGTATTCAAATGACACAGACTCGGACACTGGTATCAGCTCTAACCACAGTCAGGACTCAGAAACAACG ATTTCACCTATTTTGGGGAAGATATTTAGAACTTTCTTAATATTTCACTTTTGGAGAACAtctaatgttattatttttcatgcCAAGATATTGCTGAAGGCCTCATTTGAAGTTGGATG
- the RASSF9 gene encoding ras association domain-containing protein 9 isoform X4, with amino-acid sequence MAPFGRNLLKTRHKNRSPTKDMDSEEKEIVVWVCQEEKIVCGLTKRTTSADIIQALLEEHETTFGDKRFLLGKPSDYCIIEKWRGSERVLPPLTRILKLWKAWGDEQPNMQFVLVKADAFLPVPLWRTAEAKLMQNTEKLWELSPANYMKTLPPDKQKRIVRKTFRKLAKIKQDTVSQERDSMETLVHLIISQDHTIHQQVKRMKELDLEIEKCEAKFHLNRVENDGENYVQDAYLMPSFGEVEQKLGLEYDENQILEDLRESDGIVQLEERLTYYRKLIDKLSAEIEQEVKSICTEINEDAEGAAASELEGSNLESVKCDLEKSMKAGLKIHSYLSGIQKDIKYSDSLLQMKAKEYELLAKELNSLHISNKDECQLQENRGKESEVPTSSGEVPPFTQRVFNMYSNDTDSDTGISSNHSQDSETTVGDMVLLST; translated from the coding sequence atcTCCAACTAAAGACATGgattcagaagagaaagaaattgtgGTTTGGGTTTGCCAAGAAGAGAAGATTGTCTGTGGGCTAACCAAACGCACCACCTCTGCTGACATCATCCAGGCTTTGCTTGAGGAACACGAGACTACGTTTGGAGACAAACGATTTCTTCTGGGGAAGCCCAGTGATTACTGCATCATAGAAAAGTGGAGAGGCTCTGAACGGGTTCTTCCCCCACTAACAAGAATCCTGAAGCTTTGGAAAGCATGGGGAGATGAGCAGCCTAATATGCAGTTTGTTTTGGTTAAAGCAGATGCTTTTCTTCCAGTTCCCTTGTGGCGGACAGCTGAAGCCAAATTAAtgcaaaacacagaaaaactgtGGGAGCTCAGCCCAGCAAATTACATGAAGACGTTACCACCAGATAAGCAAAAGAGAATAGTCAGAAAAACTTTCCGGAAACTGGCTAAAATTAAGCAGGACACAGTTTCCCAAGAGCGAGATAGTATGGAGACATTAGTTCATCTGATTATTTCCCAGGATCATACTATTCATCAACAAGTCAAGAGAATGAAAGAGCTGGATCTGGAAATTGAAAAGTGTGAAGCTAAATTCCACCTCAACCGGGTagaaaatgatggagaaaattaTGTCCAGGATGCATATTTGATGCCCAGTTTCGGTGAAGTTGAGCAAAAACTAGGCTTGGAGTATGATGAAAACCAGATTCTGGAGGACCTGAGAGAAAGTGATGGAATTGTACAGCTGGAGGAACGACTAACATATTATAGAAAGCTCATTGATAAGCTCTCTGCCGAAATAGAACAAGAGGTAAAAAGTATTTGCACAGAGATAAATGAAGATGCGGAAGGGGCAGCTGCAAGTGAACTTGAAGGCTCTAATTTAGAAAGTGTTAAGTGTGATTTGGAGAAAAGCATGAAAGCTGGTTTGAAAATCCACTCTTACTTGAGTGGCATCCAGAAAGACATTAAATACAGTGACTCGTTGCTTCAGATGAAAGCTAAAGAATATGAGCTCCTGGCCAAGGAGTTGAATTCCCTTCATATTAGCAACAAAGATGAATGCCAGCTacaggaaaacagaggaaaggaATCTGAGGTCCCTACCAGCAGTGGGGAGGTTCCTCCTTTTACTCAAAGAGTATTTAACATGTATTCAAATGACACAGACTCGGACACTGGTATCAGCTCTAACCACAGTCAGGACTCAGAAACAACGGTAGGAGATATGGTGCTGTTGTCAACATAA